The Toxoplasma gondii ME49 chromosome XII, whole genome shotgun sequence genome includes a region encoding these proteins:
- a CDS encoding hypothetical protein (encoded by transcript TGME49_249935), with amino-acid sequence MRLREVHLQSVSAMTPRPRLRPHRSLRFRAHPQLRRRAPDHHRHQQRDNTEWQMTERVRRKLPFVFTSLLEEDLQFTSAEEALSLTVNTLFGRGLTLEKRCLTPTTQEYMPFKATENT; translated from the exons ATGCGGCTCCGGGAGGTGCATCTTCAATCTGTTTCAGCGATGACA CCTCGACCGCGCCTCCGGCCGCACAGGTCCCTGCGATTCCGAGCGCACCCTCAACTGCGCCGTCGAGCTCCAGACCATCACCGACACCAGCAGCGGGACAACACGGAGTGGCAAATGACGGAACGAGTCAGGCGAAAACTTCCGTTCGTGTTCACCAGCCTCCTGGAGGAAGATCTTCAA TTCACTTCGGCTGAGgaagctctctctctgacggTGAATACTCTTTTTGGCAGGGGGCTAACTCTCGAAAAACGATGCCTGACTCCTACAACACAGGAATACATGCCTTTCAAGGCTACAGAGAATACCTAG
- a CDS encoding diphthine synthase, putative (encoded by transcript TGME49_249920), producing MVLIIVGLGLSDEKDITIKGLEEVKNADFVYLEAYTAVLGVGPPKLEEFFGKKIIEADRTFVEQGSDEMLERALSSNVAFLVVGDPFCATTHADLYLRARKKNVTVRVVHNASIMNAIGSCGLQLYRFGETVSIPFFEESWRPDSFYMKIKKNKEAGFHTLCLLDIKTKEQSVENMMRGRQIYEPPRFMSVEAAVRQLLEVEDKLGGKVCPRDAKAFGLARIGAPSQQITSGTLEELLSVDFGPPLHSLVICAPTLHEMEREFFELFSGKSAAKV from the exons ATGGTGCTCATTATAGTCGGTCTGGGCCTCTCGGACGAGAAAGACATAACTATCAAAGGGCTCGAAGAGGTCAAAAATGCAGATTTCGTGTATCTGGAGGCCTATACTGCTGTACTAGGGGTCGGGCCCCCGAAGCTG GAGGAATTTTTCGGGAAGAAAATTATTGAAGCTGACAGAACGTTCGTGGAGCAAGGAAGTGATGAAATGCTCGAACGAGCGCTTTCTTCAAATGTTGCATTCCTAGTCGTGGGAGATCCCTTCTG CGCAACGACTCATGCCGACCTATACCTCCGCGCACGAAAGAAGAATGTGACTGTCAGAGTTGTCCACAACGCTTCCATCATGAACGCTATCGGCTCTTGTGGACTCCAG CTTTATAGGTTCGGAGAGACCGTGTCCATCCCCTTCTTTGAAGAGTCTTGGCGACCGGACAGCTTTTACATGAAGATcaagaagaacaaagaagcAGGCTTCCATACACTCTGTCTTCTGG ATATCAAAACGAAGGAGCAGAGTGTGGAAAATATGATGAGAGGACGACAAATCTATGAGCCACCTAG GTTCATGAGTGTGGAAGCAGCTGTGCGACAGTTGCTTGAGGTTGAGGACAAGCTCGGTGGAAAAG TCTGCCCGAGAGATGCGAAGGCTTTCGGCTTGGCTAGAATCGGAGCTCCATCCCAGCAGATAACATCAG GCACCCTAGAGGAACTGCTTTCTGTCGACTTTGGTCCCCCTCTTCATTCGTTG GTTATTTGTGCTCCAACGCTCCACGAGATGGAAAGAGAATTCTTCGAGTTGTTCAGCGGCAAGTCTGCTGCCAAGGTTTAG
- a CDS encoding mitochondria-associated granulocyte macrophage CSF signaling molecule, putative (encoded by transcript TGME49_249910~Signal peptide predicted by SignalP 2.0 HMM (probability 0.949) with cleavage site probability 0.484 at residue 22): protein MAIGPLGRILAQFVVVAGSAVGRAVVQAYRDAAKRGAFNATGAAGRQSLTLRSRMSADEARRILGLDSSGSSSAPLCRQDIEARHKRLYEINAPSGTFAGSPYLQKKVNIAKVILLEKLEEDQRATTKDKNKDPQK, encoded by the exons ATGGCGATTGGCCCTCTTGGAAGAATTCTTGCTCAGTTCGTCGTGGTGGCTGGCTCCGCCGTCGGCAGAGCTGTTGTACAG GCCTACAGAGACGCGGCGAAACGTGGCGCTTTCAATGCGACTGGTGCAGCTGGGCGTCAGTCCCTTACTCTTCGTTCCAGAATGTCGGCGGACGAAGCCCGTCGGATCCTCGGTTTAGATTCTTCTGGTTCATCCTCGGCTCCGCTTTGTCGCCAGGACATCGAAGCTCGGCATAAGCGGCTGTACGAGATCAACGCGCCGTCGGGGACGTTTGCGGGTTCGCCATATTTGCAGAAGAAAGTCAATATCGCAAAAGTCATATTGCTGGAGAAACTGGAAGAAGATCAACGAGCGACCACCAAAGACAAGAACAAAGATCCACAGAAGTGA
- a CDS encoding adenine nucleotide translocator, putative (encoded by transcript TGME49_249900~Predicted trans-membrane domain (TMHMM2.0):125-148:188-211:230-248:287-310) translates to MAAPTVSAGGKEKKGNADSQLMNTAKDFLAGGISAGVSKTIVAPIERVKMLIQTQDSIPEIKEGKIPRYTGIVDCFRRVSAEQGVASLWRGNMANVIRYFPTQAFNFAFKDTFKRMFPRYDQKKEFWKFFCTNVASGGLAGASSLVIVYPLDFARTRLASDVGKGNEREFTGLVDCLGKIFRRTGFFSLYQGFGVSVQGIIVYRGAYFGLFDTAKAMLFGPNNDANLFYKWAVAQTVTAAAGVASYPFDTVRRRMMMMAGRKKGEQEIQYTGTADCWKKVYQQEGFKGFFKGAWANVLRGAGGALVLVFYDELKKMLM, encoded by the coding sequence ATGGCGGCGCCGACGGTCTCTGCGggggggaaggagaagaagggaaatGCGGATAGTCAGCTCATGAATACCGCGAAGGATTTCCTCGCAGGAGGAATTTCCGCGGGTGTATCAAAGACAATTGTGGCTCCAATCGAGCGTGTGAAGATGCTGATTCAGACGCAGGACTCCATCCCCGAAATCAAGGAGGGGAAGATTCCACGATACACTGGTATCGTCGACTGCTTCCGTCGTGTGTCTGCTGAGCAGGGCGTTGCGTCTCTGTGGCGTGGGAACATGGCAAATGTAATCAGATATTTCCCTACTCAGGCGTTCAACTTTGCCTTCAAGGACACTTTCAAGCGCATGTTCCCCAGATATGACCAGAAAAAAGAATTCTGGAAGTTTTTTTGCACGAACGTCGCCTCTGGCGGTCTGGCCGGTGCTTCCTCGTTGGTTATTGTATATCCTCTTGACTTTGCTCGAACTCGTCTGGCCTCTGACGTCGGCAAGGGCAACGAACGTGAATTTACAGGACTGGTCGACTGCCTCGGCAAAATCTTCCGTCGCACCgggttcttctccctctacCAAGGCTTCGGAGTCTCTGTTCAGGGCATCATCGTGTACCGCGGTGCCTACTTCGGTCTGTTCGATACCGCGAAGGCGATGCTCTTCGGTCCCAACAACGATGCAAACCTCTTCTACAAGTGGGCAGTTGCTCAGACCGTCACTGCTGCCGCCGGTGTTGCGTCCTACCCCTTCGACACTGTTCGAAGAAGAATGATGATGATGGCTGGCCGCAAGAAGGGTGAGCAGGAAATCCAGTACACGGGCACTGCAGACTGCTGGAAGAAGGTCTATCAGCAGGAAGGATTCAAGGGCTTCTTCAAGGGCGCGTGGGCGAACGTGTTGCGTGGCGCTGGCGGTGCCCTCGTGTTGGTCTTCTATGACGAACTGAAGAAGATGCTCATGTAA
- a CDS encoding hypothetical protein (encoded by transcript TGME49_249930~Signal peptide predicted by SignalP 2.0 HMM (probability 0.998) with cleavage site probability 0.993 at residue 19~Predicted trans-membrane domain (TMHMM2.0):132-155) gives MRQGGLVLFAALFVRRVTCFELGTPTVLPCSRCQADTYLLTCCAQYCDELKLEANQLLLVRFQGSGLSFCDGWINVYLGQHREEFVGQVHVLDGEMIEIQSRALLDATSIQTWTPFFKVPASEDVNEWSLRSETILLISLGIVSIMLVGISYVFWKTIKNTGEKDSRKSRESFPHEIHVRKQAGVWSFLRHQARHSLNDKDLLSFITLHRARAVVVATP, from the exons ATGAGGCAAGGGGGCCTCGTGCTTTTTGCTGCTTTGTTCGTGCGAAGGGTTACCTGCTTTGAGCTGGGAACTCCCACAGTGCTGCCGTGTTCGCGCTGCCAGGCAGACACATATTTGCTTACTTGTTGTGCCCAGTACTGCGATGAACTGAAACTTGAAGCAAACCAGCTCTTATTAGTTCGCTTTCAAGGATCGGGCCTGAGTTTTTGCGATGGATGGATCAACGTCTATCTCGGACAGCACCGTGAGGAGTTCGTTGGCCAAGTCCACGTGCTTGACGGAGAAATG ATAGAGATACAGTCAAGGGCGTTGTTGGACGCAACATCGATACAAACATGGACACCTTTCTTCAAAGTTCCCGCTTCAGAGGACGTTAATGAGTGGTCGCTGAGAAGCGAAACCATCCTACTGATCAGCCTTGGCATAGTCTCCATCATGCTGGTGGGGATATCGTATGTATTCTGGAAAAC AATCAAAAATACTGGTGAAAAGGACTCTCGAAAGAGCCGCGAGTCATTTCCACATGAGATACACGTCCGAAAACAAGCCGGCGTCTGGAGCTTTCTGAGACATCAAGCACGACATTCTTTGAACGACAAGGATTTATTGTCTTTCATCACTCTGCATCGGGCAAGGGCCGTA GTCGTCGCCACGCCGTAG